Proteins from a genomic interval of Chroococcidiopsis thermalis PCC 7203:
- the btpA gene encoding photosystem I biogenesis protein BtpA — protein MDLNQTFKTDRPIIGVVHLLPLPTSARWGGSLAAVIDRAEQEATALASGGVDGIIVENFFDAPFVKERVDPAVVSAMTLIVQRLKQLVTLPIGLNVLRNDAHSGLAIASCVQAQFIRVNVLTGVMATDQGIIEGQAHSLLRYRRELGSDVKIFADVLVKHARPLSSTNLTNAVQDTIERGLADAVILSGWATGNPPNLEDLELATAAANGTPVFIGSGADWENISTLMPAADGVIVSSSLKRHGRREQPVDPIRVSQFVEAARRSFTKVASLKGVGSR, from the coding sequence GTGGATCTGAATCAGACATTTAAAACCGATCGCCCTATCATTGGAGTCGTACATTTATTACCCCTGCCTACCTCGGCTCGCTGGGGTGGAAGTTTAGCTGCTGTCATTGACAGGGCAGAACAGGAAGCTACAGCTTTAGCTTCTGGTGGAGTAGATGGAATTATTGTCGAAAATTTTTTTGACGCACCTTTCGTTAAAGAGCGAGTCGATCCAGCAGTCGTCAGCGCCATGACACTGATCGTACAGCGGCTCAAACAGCTAGTAACTCTACCGATCGGACTGAACGTATTGCGAAATGACGCTCATAGTGGATTAGCGATCGCCAGTTGCGTGCAGGCACAATTCATTCGCGTCAACGTTCTAACAGGCGTGATGGCAACAGATCAAGGCATTATTGAAGGACAAGCTCACAGCCTTTTGCGCTATCGGCGAGAACTTGGTAGCGATGTCAAAATCTTTGCGGACGTATTGGTAAAGCACGCTCGTCCTCTCAGTTCTACCAATTTAACCAATGCCGTACAAGACACGATCGAGCGGGGACTAGCCGACGCAGTGATTCTGTCTGGTTGGGCAACGGGTAACCCGCCCAACTTAGAAGACCTAGAACTGGCGACAGCAGCAGCCAACGGCACGCCAGTTTTTATTGGCAGTGGTGCGGATTGGGAAAATATTTCTACTTTAATGCCAGCCGCAGATGGAGTGATTGTTTCTAGTTCTCTCAAACGTCACGGACGACGGGAACAGCCAGTCGATCCGATTCGCGTCAGCCAGTTTGTCGAAGCCGCACGTCGTAGTTTTACAAAAGTAGCTAGTTTGAAGGGAGTCGGGAGTCGGTAG
- a CDS encoding vitamin K epoxide reductase family protein produces the protein MIRRRSTPWIHRWSRPAIAAIAGVGALVTAYLTIEKLMGRTPGCLASAGAEASSSCADVLSSPWATVFGLPLALFGCLAYTSMVVFALTPLAVNPTQNKALRSQLENVTWMLLLAGAIAMSVFSGYLMYVLFAKINAFCLYCIASALFSVSMLTLTLLGRSWEDVGQILFTALIVGMVTLVGTLAVYADVEKPNDTTTAQQVQLEPAGDPIPGVGWQITTTSGESEIALAKHLKEIGAKEYIAWWCPHCHEQKQLFGKEAYSYINHIECAPPKAKKLAPECEAAKIQSFPTWEINGKQYAGVKSLKELAEISGYKGQTNFKNFPNAFQ, from the coding sequence ATGATACGCCGACGTTCTACACCTTGGATTCATCGCTGGTCTCGCCCCGCGATCGCTGCGATCGCCGGAGTGGGGGCGCTGGTCACGGCATACTTAACTATAGAAAAGTTGATGGGACGCACGCCTGGATGTCTCGCTAGCGCGGGTGCTGAGGCGAGTTCTAGCTGCGCGGATGTCCTTTCAAGTCCTTGGGCAACTGTATTTGGCTTACCTTTGGCTTTATTCGGTTGTTTGGCTTATACGAGTATGGTCGTGTTTGCCCTGACTCCCCTAGCAGTTAATCCAACTCAAAATAAAGCACTCCGCTCTCAGTTGGAGAATGTGACGTGGATGCTGCTATTAGCAGGGGCGATCGCCATGTCCGTTTTTAGCGGCTACTTAATGTACGTGTTATTTGCTAAAATCAACGCCTTTTGCTTGTACTGTATTGCCTCGGCGCTCTTCTCGGTTAGTATGCTAACCCTGACACTATTAGGTCGCTCCTGGGAAGACGTAGGGCAAATATTATTTACAGCATTGATAGTAGGAATGGTCACGCTAGTTGGTACGCTTGCCGTTTATGCGGATGTAGAAAAACCAAATGATACTACTACTGCACAACAAGTCCAGCTAGAGCCTGCTGGAGATCCCATCCCAGGAGTTGGTTGGCAGATTACAACGACTTCTGGAGAATCAGAAATCGCACTGGCAAAACATCTCAAAGAGATTGGAGCTAAAGAATACATCGCTTGGTGGTGTCCCCACTGTCACGAACAAAAGCAACTATTTGGCAAAGAAGCCTACAGTTATATCAACCATATTGAGTGCGCTCCCCCTAAAGCCAAGAAGCTAGCACCCGAATGCGAAGCAGCCAAGATTCAAAGTTTTCCCACTTGGGAGATTAACGGTAAACAATATGCAGGTGTGAAGTCTTTGAAGGAATTAGCAGAAATTTCTGGCTATAAAGGACAGACGAATTTCAAGAACTTTCCGAATGCATTTCAGTAG